In a single window of the Penaeus monodon isolate SGIC_2016 chromosome 3, NSTDA_Pmon_1, whole genome shotgun sequence genome:
- the LOC119597376 gene encoding titin-like: MGVFTTLNVIEAIAEIIGGPERYVQKGSAVRLTCALRQFTEPPTYVFWFHGEHMVNYDSNNRITVLSTTGESELRISDVDKTDSGNYTCQPANARAASVSLHVITGETPAAMQRASATEVQDRLSLALVSALVALIAL, from the exons ATGGGCGTCTTCACTACACTCAATGTTATAG AGGCCATCGCAGAGATCATCGGCGGGCCAGAGCGGTACGTACAGAAGGGCAGCGCCGTACGACTCACGTGCGCGCTCCGGCAGTTCACCGAACCTCCAACCTACGTCTTCTGGTTCCACGGTGAACATATGGTTAATTACGACTCGAACAACCGG ATAACGGTGTTGAGCACGACAGGTGAGAGCGAGCTGAGAATCTCCGACGTGGACAAGACTGACTCTGGGAACTACACGTGTCAGCCAGCGAATGCGAGGGCGGCATCCGTGTCCCTTCATGTTATAACTg gcgagACTCCAGCCGCCATGCAGCGTGCTAGTGCCACTGAGGTCCAGGATCGCCTCAGCCTGGCACTGGTGTCTGCCCTCGTTGCACTCATTGCCCTGTAG